A single window of Anopheles moucheti chromosome 2, idAnoMoucSN_F20_07, whole genome shotgun sequence DNA harbors:
- the LOC128298489 gene encoding putative nuclease HARBI1, with amino-acid sequence MISAYFVSDSDSSDGEQIAKIGSNRRMLRCMFDPLELSNEAFSHNFRVSKEIFVEILEEITPKFQPIRSSNGLTAKEMLAATLRFLAEGTYQHGVGTDFSVAIAQPTFSKVFAKNLIILEESLCEKWITMEMTPEEQQEARRHFYSKSGIPGIVMCVDGTHVKIIAPVHDRDQHYNRKGFYSLNVLLVCDHKMAIRYVDARYSGANHDAHIWNVSGIDDYFSEKHHRGETSFKVLGDSAYPSKPWLVTPKRNAVPNTPEALFNTNHAKGRQIIERTIGVLKNRFRCLLGARQLHYKPEKAAQITIICCALHNRCIARNTEALVDSDGSNA; translated from the exons ATGATTTCTGCGTATTTTGTTAGTGATAGTGATAGTAGTGATGGCGAGCAGATTGCAAAGATTGGCTCAAATCGTCGTATGTTGCGTTGTATGTTCGACCCCTTGGAACTATCTAACGAAGC GTTTTCTCACAATTTCCGGGTTTCAAAAGAGATTTttgtggaaattttagaagaaATAACACCAAAGTTTCAACCGATAAGAAGCAGCAATGGATTAACTGCGAAAGAAATGTTGGCTGCAACGTTACGGTTTCTGGCTGAAGGAACCTATCAGCATGGTGTAGGAACAGATTTTAGCGTTGCAATAGCACAGCCGACATTTTCCAAAGTTTTTGCTAAGAACCTGATCATCTTGGAGGAATCATTGTGCGAAAAATGGATCACTATGGAAATGACACCAGAAGAGCAACAAGAGGCACGACGACACTTCTATTCCAAATCCGGCATTCCCGGGATTGTAATGTGTGTAGATGGAACGCACGTAAAAATCATTGCACCAGTTCACGATAGAGATCAGCATTATAATAGAAAGGGGTTTTACAGCTTAAATGTGCTTTTG GTTTGCGATCACAAAATGGCAATACGCTATGTAGATGCCAGGTACAGCGGAGCCAATCATGACGCTCACATTTGGAATGTGAGTGGAATTGACGATTATTTCTCCGAAAAGCATCATAGGGGTGAAACTAGCTTCAAAGTGCTAG GCGATTCGGCATACCCTTCGAAGCCATGGCTGGTCACACCAAAAAGAAATGCTGTCCCAAATACGCCGGAAGCTTTATTTAATACAAATCATGCGAAAGGCAGACAAATAATTGAACGCACCATTGGAGTGCTAAAGAACAGATTTCGATGCTTATTAGGTGCAAGACAGCTCCATTATAAACCAGAAAAAGCTGCACAGATCACTATTATTTGTTGTGCTTTACACAACAGGTGTATAGCAAGGAATACGGAAGCATTAGTTGACAGCGATGGTTCTAATGCATAA
- the LOC128297803 gene encoding uncharacterized protein LOC128297803, protein MELQKLRYLRDHQAQLRTETYAGLMDLAGAEGIIADLQPHANVPNLPVEGGPQVVEQEVIPADSDLTRTGRRVFLGPVFVGSNRYMQAQYQQAMAILRAFGKPDLFVTETCNPKWPEITQNLLLRQRVPDRPDRPDLTVRVFQLKLKAILQDLSMGAHGIEMALIHVIEFQKRGLPHAHILIILAEEDKPQTPDHYDRFASAELPDPETCPLKHEAPCMKDGKCSKGYPKHFCDRTRSMDNGYPQYRQRNNGRTKYDCHINVEICNSISSVKYLYKYVYKGHDRLSVSIAENDEIQQYIDARYLSPTDSCWRIMRFELQAKTHTVVTLPVHLQNQQYVYFRESETVPAALNRGNHSMLTRFFQLAANDHFAKTLLYHDVPMYYRFGVPAASQRQPWHEPGTKQWIRRIRTTHKTVIGRMVSCGMQLIERYCLRLLLCYRKGPVRSKICASSMVLCTQHSSKLPSGKGCYTMIRNGIVPSGKRPASKCLHSCAKDHTCFPGMPQLLEFEHVESHVSNEDRAISNELLIAELAYPVSELEQTLATLGQLNDDQRIVYDRVTAAIVRYATEGVALATAASGIAALLLSGGRTIHSTFKLPLDLNQHTTCSIPIQSKRAELIRQAALIVWDKTSMSSRYALEAVNRTI, encoded by the exons ATGGAACTGCAAAAGCTGCGCTATTTACGCGACCATCAAGCGCAACTTCGGACCGAGACGTACGCCGGTCTGATGGATCTTGCTGGCGCTGAAGGCATCATAGCGGATCTGCAACCGCACGCAAACGTGCCGAATCTACCAGTGGAAGGTGGACCGCAGGTGGTGGAGCAGGAGGTGATTCCGGCCGATTCCGACTTGACACGTACAGGGAGGCGCGTCTTCTTGGGACCTGTATTCGTCGGCAGCAACCGGTACATGCAGGCCCAGTACCAACAAGCCATGGCAATTTTAAGGGCTTTCGGGAAGCCGGACTTGTTCGTCACCGAGACGTGCAACCCGAAATGGCCGGAAATTACGCAGAATCTGCTCCTGAGACAACGAGTTCCGGATCGACCGGATCGACCGGATCTGACGGTGCGTGTTTTCCAGCTTAAGCTGAAAGCCATACTGCAGGACCTCAGTATGGGAGCGCATGGAATCGAAATGGCGCTCATCCACGTAATTGAGTTTCAAAAGCGTGGCCTGCCCCATGCGCACATCCTTATCATCTTGGCCGAGGAGGACAAGCCGCAAACGCCCGACCACTACGATCGGTTCGCATCAGCCGAACTGCCCGATCCGGAAACGTGCCCGCTAAAACACGAAGCACCATGCATGAAGGACGGAAAATGCTCGAAGGGTTACCCGAAGCATTTCTGCGACCGGACGCGCAGCATGGACAACGGATACCCGCAGTACCGTCAGCGCAATAATGGCCGCACT AAGTACGACTGCCACATCAATGTGGAGATTTGCAACTCGATCAGCAGCGTCAAGTACCTGTACAAGtatgtgtacaaagggcacgACAGGCTAAGCGTATCCATCGCGGAAAATGATGAGATACAGCAGTACATCGATGCGCGCTACCTCTCGCCGACGGACAGCTGCTGGCGAATTATGCGTTTCGAGCTACAGGCCAAAACGCACACCGTTGTCACACTGCCGGTACATCTGCAGAACCAGCAGTATGTCTACTTCCGGGAAAGTGAAACCGTTCCGGCCGCGTTAAACCGGGGAAATCACTCCATGCTGACCCGGTTCTTCCAGCTTGCGGCAAACGACCACTTCGCCAAAACGCTGCTTTACCACGATGTACCCATGTACTATCGATTCGGTGTTCCGGCGGCGAGTCAGCGACAACCATGGCACGAACCGGGAACGAAACAATGGATTCGTCGCATCCGTACCACGCACAAAACGGTCATCGGCAGGATGGTTTCCTGCGGTATGCAGCTGATCGAGCGGTACTGTTTGCGTTTATTGCTCTGCTATCGCAAGGGCCCAGTTCGTTCGAAGATCTGCGCATCGTCGATGGTACTGTGTACGCAACATTCCAGCAAGCTGCCATCCGGGAAGGGTTGCTACACGATGATTCGGAATGGGATCGTGCCATCGGGGAAGCGACCAGCTTCCAAATGCCTGCACAGTTGCGCCAAAGATCACACTTGCTTCCCCGGGATGCCCCAACTGCTGGAATTTGAGCACGTCGAGTCCCACGTCAGCAACGAAGATCGGGCAATAAGCAATGAGCTGCTCATTGCTGAGCTCGCGTATCCCGTAAGCGAGCTCGAACAGACCCTCGCCACACTCGGTCAGCTGAACGACGATCAGCGCATAGTGTATGACCGAGTGACGGCGGCCATCGTTCGTTATGCGACAGAAGGCG TGGCACTCGCGACCGCAGCAAGCGGCATTGCTGCGTTGCTGCTGAGTGGAGGCAGAACGATCCACTCGACGTTCAAGCTACCGCTGGACTTGAACCAACACACCACCTGCAGCATCCCGATCCAGTCGAAACGGGCCGAGCTAATTCGGCAGGCAGCACTCATCGTTTGGGACAAGACATCGATGAGCAGCCGGTACGCTCTCGAAGCAGtgaatcgaaccatctag